In Crassostrea angulata isolate pt1a10 chromosome 4, ASM2561291v2, whole genome shotgun sequence, one genomic interval encodes:
- the LOC128180035 gene encoding ATP-dependent RNA helicase DDX3Y-like isoform X5, producing the protein MSNVHNQNGQGLEQQFAGLDLGSGGRPYNGKGQGNQGTRYVPPHMRNAGGPAPPPMGIVPNFPPPPLPENRGGRDGGFSRGGYNQGRGGYMNGGPPQSFSQPNMSDRGGYNSYNRGGYNQGGGNRGGYNYQNRRGGGGGYQNNAPGRYGGGGGGDRYNNFGDGDRYQRQGSAPPNAGGRWDNLDEDRSFSARRGGGQQDGGDWGNNNRWDNRTDNNAGGKYPQETTKENWTVPLPANQRLEEELFGTGNTGINFDKYEDIPVEATGENCPKNIETFEDCSLGEIIRNNITLSRYSKPTPVQKYAIPIVLNKRDLMACAQTGSGKTAAFLVPVLNRVYENGPEESANVAQSRQYGRRKQYPLALVLAPTRELAYQIYDEARKFAYRSRVRPCVVYGGADIGAQMRDLDRGCHLLVATPGRLVDMLERGKIGLEHCKFLCLDEADRMLDMGFEPQIRRIVEKDNMPPSGVRQTLMFSATFPKEIQMLARDFLDNYIFLAVGRVGSTSENITQKVVWVEEMEKRSFLLDLLNAAAGPDSLTLVFVETKKGADSLEDFLIREGYPATSIHGDRSQKEREEALRLFRSGDRPIIVATAVAARGLDIQNVRHVVNFDLPSDIEEYVHRIGRTGRVGNLGLATSFFNEKNKNIVRDLMDLLVEAHQEVPSWLESMAYEARPAGGSRRGGGRRFGNSGFGSRDYRQQTKPKQQQQQQQGGAGGGYNSNFNNPMANQYGQYSNYGGSYGGAYSGGGNNAAPDWWGN; encoded by the exons ATGTCAAATGTTCATAATCAAAATGGTCAAGGTCTAGAGCAGCAG TTTGCTGGTTTAGACTTGGGGTCTGGTGGCAGACCATACAACGGTAAAG GACAGGGTAACCAAGGAACAAGATATGTGCCGCCTCATATGAGAAATGCAGGAGGACCTGCCCCTCCCCCAATGGGGATTGTGCCCAACTTCCCCCCACCCCCATTGCCCGAGAACAGAGGGGgtagag ATGGAGGATTTAGCCGAGGAGGATACAACCAGGGACGTGGAGGCTACATGAATGGAGGGCCTCCTCAAAGCTTCAGTCAGCCCA ACATGAGTGACCGTGGAGGTTACAATAGCTACAATCGTGGTGGTTACAACCAGGGAGGGGGTAATCGTGGTGGATACAATTACCAGAACCGCCGTGGCGGCGGCGGCGGCTACCAGAATAATGCTCCAGGAAG ATATGGCGGTGGTGGCGGCGGTGATCGCTACAACAACTTTGGTGATGGGGACCGCTACCAGAGACAAGGCAGTGCCCCACCCAATGCTGGGGGTCGCTGGGATAACCTGGACGAGGACCGCAGTTTCAGCGCTCGCCGTGGCGGTGGACAGCAAGATGGCGGTGACTGGGGCAACAACAACCGCTGGGACAACCGCACTGACAACAACGCCGGGGGCAAGTACCCACAGGAAACCACCAAGGAGAATTGGACCGTCCCACTGCCAGCCAATCAAAGGCTGGAGGA AGAGCTATTTGGCACTGGAAACACTGGTATCAATTTTGACAAGTATGAAGATATTCCTGTAGAGGCAACAGGAGAGAACTGCCCTAAAAACATTGAGACA TTTGAGGATTGTAGCCTGGGAGAGATCATCAGAAACAACATAACGCTGAGTCGCTACTCCAAGCCGACCCCCGTACAGAAGTACGCCATCCCGATCGTGCTGAATAAGAGAGATCTAATGGCCTGTGCTCAGACAG GATCTGGTAAGACTGCTGCTTTCCTGGTCCCTGTGTTGAACAGAGTGTATGAAAATGGACCTGAGGAATCTGCT AATGTAGCACAGTCCAGACAATACGGGCGGAGGAAGCAGTACCCCCTGGCCCTTGTACTTGCCCCAACAAGAGAATTGGCCTATCAGATCTACGATGAAGCAAGAAAG TTTGCCTACCGGTCGCGAGTGAGACCCTGTGTGGTGTACGGTGGTGCCGACATCGGTGCCCAGATGCGGGACCTGGACCGTGGCTGTCATCTTCTGGTGGCCACCCCTGGGCGTCTAGTCGACATGCTTGAGAGGGGCAAGATTGGACTGGAGCACTGCAA GTTCCTGTGTTTGGACGAGGCTGACAGAATGTTGGACATGGGATTTGAGCCACAGATCCGTCGCATCGTGGAGAAAGACAACATGCCTCCAAGTGGAGTGAGGCAGACTCTTATGTTCAGTGCCACATTCCCTAAGGAAATTCAG ATGCTAGCTAGAGATTTCCTGGACAACTACATCTTCTTGGCAGTTGGTCGTGTGGGCAGCACAAGCGAGAACATCACCCAGAAGGTTGTGTGGGTGGAGGAGATGGAGAAGCGCTCTTTCTTGCTGGATCTCCTGAATGCCGCCGCGGGGCCCGACTCCCTCACCCTGGTATTCGTGGAGACCAAGAAGGGCGCTGACTCGCTTGAGGATTTTCTAATCAGGGAGGGGTACCCCGCCACCAGTATCCATGGCGATCGCTCTCAGAAGGAGCGAGAGGAGGCCCTCAGACTGTTCAGGAGTGGAGATAGACCCATCATTGTAGCTACTGCT GTGGCTGCAAGAGGATTGGATATTCAAAATGTCCGACACGTAGTGAACTTTGATCTGCCAAGTGACATTGAGGAGTATGTACATAGAATCGGTAGAACTGGACGTGTGGGAAACCTGG GTCTGGCCACATCCTTCTTCAACGAGAAGAACAAAAACATTGTGCGTGACCTAATGGACCTACTGGTGGAGGCCCACCAAGAGGTGCCTTCCTGGCTCGAGTCCATGGCCTATGAGGCCCGCCCAGCAGGGGGATCAAGAAGAGGTGGCGGAAGAAG ATTTGGAAATTCTGGCTTTGGATCCAGAGATTATCGTCAGCAGACCAAACCtaagcagcagcagcagcagcaacaGGGCGGGGCGGGAGGTGGCTACAACAGCAACTTCAACAACCCGATGGCCAATCAGTACGGCCAGTACAGCAACTACGGCGGCTCCTATGGCGGGGCCTACTCTGGTGGTGGCAACAATGCAGCTCCAGACTGGTGGGGCAACTGA
- the LOC128180035 gene encoding ATP-dependent RNA helicase DDX3Y-like isoform X3 — MSNVHNQNGQGLEQQFAGLDLGSGGRPYNGKGQGNQGTRYVPPHMRNAGGPAPPPMGIVPNFPPPPLPENRGGRDGGFSRGGYNQGRGGYMNGGPPQSFSQPNMSDRGGYNSYNRGGYNQGGGNRGGYNYQNRRGGGGGYQNNAPGRYGGGGGGDRYNNFGDGDRYQRQGSAPPNAGGRWDNLDEDRSFSARRGGGQQDGGDWGNNNRWDNRTDNNAGGKYPQETTKENWTVPLPANQRLEEELFGSGNTGINSDKELFGTGNTGINFDKYEDIPVEATGENCPKNIETFEDCSLGEIIRNNITLSRYSKPTPVQKYAIPIVLNKRDLMACAQTGSGKTAAFLVPVLNRVYENGPEESANVAQSRQYGRRKQYPLALVLAPTRELAYQIYDEARKFAYRSRVRPCVVYGGADIGAQMRDLDRGCHLLVATPGRLVDMLERGKIGLEHCKFLCLDEADRMLDMGFEPQIRRIVEKDNMPPSGVRQTLMFSATFPKEIQMLARDFLDNYIFLAVGRVGSTSENITQKVVWVEEMEKRSFLLDLLNAAAGPDSLTLVFVETKKGADSLEDFLIREGYPATSIHGDRSQKEREEALRLFRSGDRPIIVATAVAARGLDIQNVRHVVNFDLPSDIEEYVHRIGRTGRVGNLGLATSFFNEKNKNIVRDLMDLLVEAHQEVPSWLESMAYEARPAGGSRRGGGRRFGNSGFGSRDYRQQTKPKQQQQQQQGGAGGGYNSNFNNPMANQYGQYSNYGGSYGGAYSGGGNNAAPDWWGN, encoded by the exons ATGTCAAATGTTCATAATCAAAATGGTCAAGGTCTAGAGCAGCAG TTTGCTGGTTTAGACTTGGGGTCTGGTGGCAGACCATACAACGGTAAAG GACAGGGTAACCAAGGAACAAGATATGTGCCGCCTCATATGAGAAATGCAGGAGGACCTGCCCCTCCCCCAATGGGGATTGTGCCCAACTTCCCCCCACCCCCATTGCCCGAGAACAGAGGGGgtagag ATGGAGGATTTAGCCGAGGAGGATACAACCAGGGACGTGGAGGCTACATGAATGGAGGGCCTCCTCAAAGCTTCAGTCAGCCCA ACATGAGTGACCGTGGAGGTTACAATAGCTACAATCGTGGTGGTTACAACCAGGGAGGGGGTAATCGTGGTGGATACAATTACCAGAACCGCCGTGGCGGCGGCGGCGGCTACCAGAATAATGCTCCAGGAAG ATATGGCGGTGGTGGCGGCGGTGATCGCTACAACAACTTTGGTGATGGGGACCGCTACCAGAGACAAGGCAGTGCCCCACCCAATGCTGGGGGTCGCTGGGATAACCTGGACGAGGACCGCAGTTTCAGCGCTCGCCGTGGCGGTGGACAGCAAGATGGCGGTGACTGGGGCAACAACAACCGCTGGGACAACCGCACTGACAACAACGCCGGGGGCAAGTACCCACAGGAAACCACCAAGGAGAATTGGACCGTCCCACTGCCAGCCAATCAAAGGCTGGAGGA AGAGCTATTTGGCAGTGGAAACACTGGTATCAATTCTGACAA AGAGCTATTTGGCACTGGAAACACTGGTATCAATTTTGACAAGTATGAAGATATTCCTGTAGAGGCAACAGGAGAGAACTGCCCTAAAAACATTGAGACA TTTGAGGATTGTAGCCTGGGAGAGATCATCAGAAACAACATAACGCTGAGTCGCTACTCCAAGCCGACCCCCGTACAGAAGTACGCCATCCCGATCGTGCTGAATAAGAGAGATCTAATGGCCTGTGCTCAGACAG GATCTGGTAAGACTGCTGCTTTCCTGGTCCCTGTGTTGAACAGAGTGTATGAAAATGGACCTGAGGAATCTGCT AATGTAGCACAGTCCAGACAATACGGGCGGAGGAAGCAGTACCCCCTGGCCCTTGTACTTGCCCCAACAAGAGAATTGGCCTATCAGATCTACGATGAAGCAAGAAAG TTTGCCTACCGGTCGCGAGTGAGACCCTGTGTGGTGTACGGTGGTGCCGACATCGGTGCCCAGATGCGGGACCTGGACCGTGGCTGTCATCTTCTGGTGGCCACCCCTGGGCGTCTAGTCGACATGCTTGAGAGGGGCAAGATTGGACTGGAGCACTGCAA GTTCCTGTGTTTGGACGAGGCTGACAGAATGTTGGACATGGGATTTGAGCCACAGATCCGTCGCATCGTGGAGAAAGACAACATGCCTCCAAGTGGAGTGAGGCAGACTCTTATGTTCAGTGCCACATTCCCTAAGGAAATTCAG ATGCTAGCTAGAGATTTCCTGGACAACTACATCTTCTTGGCAGTTGGTCGTGTGGGCAGCACAAGCGAGAACATCACCCAGAAGGTTGTGTGGGTGGAGGAGATGGAGAAGCGCTCTTTCTTGCTGGATCTCCTGAATGCCGCCGCGGGGCCCGACTCCCTCACCCTGGTATTCGTGGAGACCAAGAAGGGCGCTGACTCGCTTGAGGATTTTCTAATCAGGGAGGGGTACCCCGCCACCAGTATCCATGGCGATCGCTCTCAGAAGGAGCGAGAGGAGGCCCTCAGACTGTTCAGGAGTGGAGATAGACCCATCATTGTAGCTACTGCT GTGGCTGCAAGAGGATTGGATATTCAAAATGTCCGACACGTAGTGAACTTTGATCTGCCAAGTGACATTGAGGAGTATGTACATAGAATCGGTAGAACTGGACGTGTGGGAAACCTGG GTCTGGCCACATCCTTCTTCAACGAGAAGAACAAAAACATTGTGCGTGACCTAATGGACCTACTGGTGGAGGCCCACCAAGAGGTGCCTTCCTGGCTCGAGTCCATGGCCTATGAGGCCCGCCCAGCAGGGGGATCAAGAAGAGGTGGCGGAAGAAG ATTTGGAAATTCTGGCTTTGGATCCAGAGATTATCGTCAGCAGACCAAACCtaagcagcagcagcagcagcaacaGGGCGGGGCGGGAGGTGGCTACAACAGCAACTTCAACAACCCGATGGCCAATCAGTACGGCCAGTACAGCAACTACGGCGGCTCCTATGGCGGGGCCTACTCTGGTGGTGGCAACAATGCAGCTCCAGACTGGTGGGGCAACTGA